In the genome of Candidatus Bathyarchaeota archaeon, the window AGATCTCCTAATGAACCAGAAGAGCAAGGTTGGTATCAACAAGCATTGAAACAACATCAAATTGATGTTACTGAAGAAGATTTGGAAGACTCAACCCGAAAATAGCTAGAAGTTTCTTCTACGCGTCCTTACATGTTGGTTTGATTGCTGCCTTAAGTAGGTGGCGAAGCACATTGGAAGAAACCCAAAAATCTAACGAATCGTTCGATGCTCCAAATAGGGCAGTCTCGCCACAACTCCAAACAAACAAAAACAAGGTAACAGTATCAACGCTTGGCAAAGTTTTAATGTTTGGATAGGACTATGAAGTTTGGGTGGCGGGCCTTAAGTGGGGGGCTAGGGGTCCTCTGAAAGGCATTGCCTTGACCGTAAATCCTCTACACGACGGACTGACAGCCGAGGCTGAGATGTCAAAGAGCGTCAGGCTCCGCTTACCCTTGCAATGAATATCCGTCCCTTGGGGCTGGCGGTCACGGAGCTGTCTCTGTAGGGAGGCAGTTTCTGTACTTGCTAGGTGAATCTGGCCAGGCCCGGGAGGGAGCAACCTAAGTCTAGACGTTTAGCGCTCAAGGGGGTGCGGATACTAGACAAGAGTAAGCTGTGGGCTTGACTAAAACTGGGCACCGAACCTCGGTGACCCGTCACCCTAAATTCGCGCTTAATGTTTGTGTAACTTTAGGTTTTGTAGCATTTTACATGGTTGGCATATTTCGTTTACGGTTGGTTCACCACATATTCTGCAATTTCTCAGTTTTTCTGCTTTCACTGCATTCTCTATGGGAGACCATAGTTTTTCCGCTGAGCGATAAACCGTGTACTTTATGCCTGAATGTTTTTCTTCCATTCTATTCAGCATGGTGCGGACGTCGTTTCTTAACGCTGCAGATGCGTAGGAGCATGGTATGCTTTGGAACTCTATCTTTTTTAAATAGGCATACAATGTTGTTTCTCTTTCAAGAACTTCGCAGAAGGGCTTAATGCGGCACACAAAATTGGGGTGTGTGTGGGACGAGACGGGTTTAACTTTGGCTATTCTTAGTGGGTCGCCGTGCAAGATGTTTAAGAGTATAGTTTGTGTTTCGTCGTCGAGGTTATGGGCGGTTGCAAGTTTTGTTGCTCCGCAGTTTCGAGCCGCAGAATTAAGAGCACGTCGTCGTAGGACGCCGCAGTAGGCACAGGGTGTTAAGCCTCCATCACTTGTCTGCTTCTTATGTAATCTCTCAACTAACTCGTCTAGTTTATATCCAAACAAATCCTTAAACGAAACAGTAACATGCTCAACACCAAGCTTCTGGCAGCTTTTTTCCGCGATTTTTAACGCCTCATTCCTGTAACCTTTGATTCCTTCATCAGCC includes:
- a CDS encoding TIGR00269 family protein — its product is MFSTCTLCKHRDAIYVRPYSGERLCTRCFCRSIENKVRAAIAKYEMLRFDDRIAIGVSGGKDSMALLHIMVKLEKSFPKAKLTAITADEGIKGYRNEALKIAEKSCQKLGVEHVTVSFKDLFGYKLDELVERLHKKQTSDGGLTPCAYCGVLRRRALNSAARNCGATKLATAHNLDDETQTILLNILHGDPLRIAKVKPVSSHTHPNFVCRIKPFCEVLERETTLYAYLKKIEFQSIPCSYASAALRNDVRTMLNRMEEKHSGIKYTVYRSAEKLWSPIENAVKAEKLRNCRICGEPTVNEICQPCKMLQNLKLHKH